The DNA sequence AGTTGGCTGTAAGGCCAGGGACTATAATGTGGGTATGTGGTGCCAACTGCGAAGGAGGGGGTCAGACTGGAAAATAATCTGTTTCATTCAAGGGATCAGGAATCCCTCGGCAAGGTGTGTCCGCGATGCGGCACAACCTTTGAAGAATATCGGCGAACCGGTCTGCTGGGCTGTCCGGTCTGCTATCGCTTTTTTCGGGATCAGCTGATTCCGTCCATTCGCAAAGTTCAGTTTACGCTCCAGCATGAGGGGAAGTTTCCGGCTTCTACCACTCCGGAATCCAGGTCCCGGCGCCGGATTACCCTGCTGCGGCAGGATCTGTCCGAGGCGGTTCTGACAGAGAATTTCGAACGGGCAGCGACGCTGCGCGATGAGATCAACGCCCTGACGGAACTGCTGAATCAGGAGGTGTCCCATGACGGATAAATTAAAGCTGAAACTGTCCTCCCGGATTCGGCTGGCCAGAAATCTGAGCCAGTATCAGTTTCCTCACCGCCTGGATCAGAAAAACGCCAGAGAGCTGGTTCACCTGGTGGAGGAGGCATTCTATGTCTCCAAGCCACTGGCTGAAGGGTTCCGGACGAGGCTTCTGTGGGAGGAGAGGGGACTGGATCTTCTGTTCTGGTTTGAAAAGCATCTGGTCTCATCCAAGCTCATTGACCATGCCGACATCGGCGCGTTCATCTGCAACCAGACGGAGGATGTATCGCTGATGATCAATGAAGAAGATCATATCCGGCTGCAGACCATGTCTTCCCGCAAAGGGCTCAAAGAACTCTATGAAGAAGCCGAACAGCTGGATACGGTACTTGAAGAAAAGCTGAACTGGGCCTTTGACAACCAGCTGGGTTACCTGACGGCCTGTCCCACCAATCTGGGGACAGCGCTGCGGGCCTCGGTGATGGTTCATCTGCCGGCTCTGACCATGCAGGACCGAATCGGGCTGATCGCTCAGAAACTGGCCCAGATGGGCATGACCATCCGGGGCATCTATGGCGAAGGCTCCCAGGCCGAGGGGAACATCTATCAGATTTCCAATGAGGTGACACTCGGCATATCGGAAGAATTCATCCTGAAGAACATCGAGGAAACCATTGACAGTATCCTCGTGATGGAAGCCGCGGAGCAGACCAAGCTGATCGAAAGCAGGGGAGATGAGACCAGAGATGGCATCTACCGCTCCATCGGAGTGCTGTCCCAGGCTCGACTGATGAGTTCGAAGGAAGCCCTGGAGCGGTTATCCACCGTTCGCCTGGGGATTGAAGCTGGAATTATTCACGAACTGACTACTGCCGCAGTGGATGAGATGATCATCCGGGTCCAGACCGGAAACCTGCACCGCCAGCTGGGGCTGACGGAGCTGATGCCGGAAAAGGACCGGGATCTGCTGCGAGCGACGATATTGCGAAATGAAATGAAAAGGAGGCTGTCCTGATATGTTAGACAGACTGACAGAACGTGCCAAAAGTGCACTGATGAAAGCCCAGGAGATGTCCAGGAAGCTCGGTCACGGATACATCGGCTCAGAGCATGTGCTCTACGGTGTGGCTGCCGTGGAAGGGCTGACCCGGGATCTCCTGGCAGGATACGGAATTACTGCGGATATGGTATATCAGTTTATCCTGTCCCAGGTGGGGAAGCGGACTACGGTCTCGAATCTTCCCACCAACGCCATTGCCATGACCCCGCGAACCAAGCGGCTGCTTGATGGCTCGCTGGAAATCGCCAACAGCCTGGAGCACAGCTACGTGGGTCCTGAGCATATTCTGATTTCGCTCCTGATGGAACAGGAAGGAATTGCCTATCAGATTATGATCGCTGCCGGAGCCAACATCGAGCAGCTGAAGAATGACCTCTATAATGGTCTGTCCGGCAGTCCCGAAGAGGATACTTCCATGGGCAGCGCGTCTGTTTCCGGATCGACCCGGCTTCTGGATCAGTACGGCAGAGATCTGACGAAGATGGCCAGGGATTCCCAGCTGGATCCGGTCATCGGCCGCAGCGAGGAAATGGAACGGATTCTGGAAATCCTGTCCCGCCGGATCAAGAACAATCCGGTTCTCATCGGCGAGCCCGGCGTCGGCAAGACGGCTGTGGTGGAAGGGCTGGCGCAGCGGATTATCCAGGGGAACATCCCGGAGCTGCTCCAGAACAAGCGTGTCGTGACTCTGGATATGAGTTCCATGCTGGCCGGAGCCAAATACCGCGGAGAGTTTGAGGAACGCCTCAAGAATGTGATGGAAGAGGTCAAGAATGCCGGCAACGTCATACTCTTCATCGATGAGATTCATACCATCATCGGTGCCGGCGCCTCTGAAGGGGCCATTGATGCGTCCAACATCCTTAAGCCGGCGCTGGCCCGGGGAGAGATCCAGGCCATCGGCGCCACGACCATAGATGAATATCGTAAGCATTTTGAAAAGGATGCCGCCCTGGAACGGCGCTTTCAGCCGGTAACGGTCGGCGAACCGACCAATGAGGAAGCACTCCAGATCCTGCACGGCCTTCGGGATAAATATGAAGCCCATCACCGCGTCAAGATCCTGGATGAAGCCCTGGAAGCGGCAGTGAATCTCTCCAGCCGCTACATTCAGGACCGGTTTTTGCCGGACAAGGCAGTGGATCTGATGGATGAGGCGGCAGCCCGGGTCCGGATTCAGAATCTCACCGCGCCGCCGGATATCAAGGAACTGGAGGAAGAACTCAAAGCGGTCACACGGGAAAAGGACGAAGCCGTCAACATTCAGGCGTTTGAAAAAGCCATAGAGCTCCGGGACAAGGAAAAGGACCTGAAACAGAAGCTGAAGGAAATGAAAGGCAGCTGGAAATCCGGCCGCGGCACCTCTTCGCTGCTTACGGTAACGGCCGAGGACATTGCCCATGTCGTAGCCCGCTGGACCAAGATTCCGGTCAAGCGCCTGACCGAATCGGAGAGCCAGAAACTCCTGAAACTGGAAGACATGCTCCACGAACGTGTCGTCGGACAGAATGAAGCCATCAACTCCATCGCCCGGGCGGTACGCCGCGCCAGGGTCGGCCTCAAGGATCCCAAGCGGCCCATCGGGTCCTTCATTTTCCTGGGACCCACCGGCGTCGGCAAGACCGAAGTATCCAAAGCCCTGGCCGAAGTCATGTTCGGGGATGAGAAGAACATGGTCCGCATCGACATGTCCGAATACATGGAGAAGCATACCGTGTCGCGCCTGGTCGGATCTCCCCCAGGGTACGTCGGATACGACGAAGGCGGTCAGCTTACGGAAGCGGTGCGCCGCAATCCCTACAGCGTCGTGCTGTTTGACGAGATCGAGAAGGCTCACCCCGATGTGTTCAACATCCTCCTCCAGATCCTGGAAGACGGCCGACTCACGGACGGGAAAGGAAAGACCGTTGATTTCAAGAATACCATACTGATCATGACATCCAATGTCGGCGCCAACCTGTTGAAGAAGGAACGGACCATTGGCTTCGGCATCGGCGATTCCGCCCGGGATGAGTATGATCGGATGAAAGACAACATCATGAGTGAACTCAAACGCAATTTCAGACCGGAATTCCTCAACCGCATCGACGACATCATCGTGTTCCATTCACTGCGGACCGAAGACCTCAAGCACATTGTCCGCCTGATGACCCAACAGGTGGCCAAACGCATCGAAGACTCGGAAAT is a window from the Clostridiaceae bacterium HFYG-1003 genome containing:
- a CDS encoding ATP--guanido phosphotransferase, translated to MTDKLKLKLSSRIRLARNLSQYQFPHRLDQKNARELVHLVEEAFYVSKPLAEGFRTRLLWEERGLDLLFWFEKHLVSSKLIDHADIGAFICNQTEDVSLMINEEDHIRLQTMSSRKGLKELYEEAEQLDTVLEEKLNWAFDNQLGYLTACPTNLGTALRASVMVHLPALTMQDRIGLIAQKLAQMGMTIRGIYGEGSQAEGNIYQISNEVTLGISEEFILKNIEETIDSILVMEAAEQTKLIESRGDETRDGIYRSIGVLSQARLMSSKEALERLSTVRLGIEAGIIHELTTAAVDEMIIRVQTGNLHRQLGLTELMPEKDRDLLRATILRNEMKRRLS
- a CDS encoding UvrB/UvrC motif-containing protein yields the protein MPTAKEGVRLENNLFHSRDQESLGKVCPRCGTTFEEYRRTGLLGCPVCYRFFRDQLIPSIRKVQFTLQHEGKFPASTTPESRSRRRITLLRQDLSEAVLTENFERAATLRDEINALTELLNQEVSHDG